In the genome of Chrysemys picta bellii isolate R12L10 chromosome 17, ASM1138683v2, whole genome shotgun sequence, one region contains:
- the LOC101949615 gene encoding cyclin-dependent kinase 20 isoform X3, which produces MGRPRRVPVQTSQPSMDQYSILGRIGEGAHGIVFKAKNVETGETVALKKVALRRLEDGIPNQALREIKALQEIEENQHVVKLKAVFPHGAGFVLVFEYMLSDLAEVIRNAQQPLTQAQAKGYMLMLLQGVAFCHANNIMHRDLKPANLLISSTGQLKIADFGLARVFSSDAGRLYSHQVATRWYRAPELLYGARKYDEGVDLWAVGCIFAELLNNSPLFPGENDIEQLCCVLRVLGTPSPRVWPEITELPDYNKISFKDNPPIPLEEVLPDAPPQALQLLERFLVYPSRERVRAAQALLHPYFFTPPLPAHHSELPIPQRGGRTARQGPPHQRNFHIERPVEESVVDPEWVAPYVV; this is translated from the exons atgggGCGCCCTAGAAGG GTCCCAGTGCAAACCAGTCAGCCCAGCATGGACCAGTacagcatcctgggcaggatcGGGGAAGGAGCCCACGGCATCGTCTTCAAAGCCAAGAACGTAGAG acgGGGGAGACCGTGGCATTGAAGAAGGTCGCTCTGCGGAGACTGGAGGACGGGATCCCGAACCAGGCGCTGCGGGAGATCAAAGCGCTACAGGAGATTGAGGAGAATCAGCAt GTGGTGAAGCTGAAGGCCGTGTTCCCCCATGGCGCAGGCTTCGTGCTGGTGTTCGAGTACATGCTGTCGGACCTGGCCGAGGTGATCCGCAACGCCCAGCAGCCCCTCACGCAGGCCCAGGCGAAAGGCTACATGCTCATGTTGCTGCAGGGGGTGGCCTTCTGCCACGCCAATAACATCATGCACCGG GATCTGAAACCAGCCAATTTACTCATCAGCTCTACGGGGCAGCTGAAGATTGCGGATTTCGGCCTCGCCAGGGTGTTCTCCAGTGACGCAGGCCGGCTCTACAGCCACCAGGTGGCCACCAG GTGGTACCGTGCCCCGGAGCTCCTGTACGGTGCCCGGAAGTATGACGAAGGGGTGGATTTGTG GGCTGTGGGCTGCATTTTTGCTGAGCTGCTGAACAACTCGCCCCTCTTCCCCGGGGAGAATGACATCGAGCAGCTCTGCTGTGTACTCCGGGTGCTGGGGACCCCCAGCCCGCGTGTCTGGCCG GAGATCACGGAGCTGCCTGACTACAACAAGATCTCGTTCAAAGACAACCCGCCCATCCCGCTGGAGGAGGTGCTGCCCGACGCCCCCCCACAGGCCCTGCAGCTGCTCGAGCGCTTCCTGGTCTACCCTTCCCGGGAGCGCGTGAGGGCGGCCCAG gcATTGCTGCATCCCTATTTCTTCACCCCCCCGCTGCCCGCCCACCACTCGGAGCTACCCATTCCCCAGCGGGGGGGCAGGACGGCCCGGCAGGGACCCCCGCACCAGCGCAACTTCCACATCGAGCGGCCCGTGGAAGAGTCTGTGGTGGACCCCGAATGGGTGGCCCCTTATGTGGTGTGA
- the LOC101949615 gene encoding cyclin-dependent kinase 20 isoform X1: protein MDQYSILGRIGEGAHGIVFKAKNVETGETVALKKVALRRLEDGIPNQALREIKALQEIEENQHVVKLKAVFPHGAGFVLVFEYMLSDLAEVIRNAQQPLTQAQAKGYMLMLLQGVAFCHANNIMHRDLKPANLLISSTGQLKIADFGLARVFSSDAGRLYSHQVATRWYRAPELLYGARKYDEGVDLWAVGCIFAELLNNSPLFPGENDIEQLCCVLRVLGTPSPRVWPEITELPDYNKISFKDNPPIPLEEVLPDAPPQALQLLERFLVYPSRERVRAAQALLHPYFFTPPLPAHHSELPIPQRGGRTARQGPPHQRNFHIERPVEESVVDPEWVAPYVV from the exons ATGGACCAGTacagcatcctgggcaggatcGGGGAAGGAGCCCACGGCATCGTCTTCAAAGCCAAGAACGTAGAG acgGGGGAGACCGTGGCATTGAAGAAGGTCGCTCTGCGGAGACTGGAGGACGGGATCCCGAACCAGGCGCTGCGGGAGATCAAAGCGCTACAGGAGATTGAGGAGAATCAGCAt GTGGTGAAGCTGAAGGCCGTGTTCCCCCATGGCGCAGGCTTCGTGCTGGTGTTCGAGTACATGCTGTCGGACCTGGCCGAGGTGATCCGCAACGCCCAGCAGCCCCTCACGCAGGCCCAGGCGAAAGGCTACATGCTCATGTTGCTGCAGGGGGTGGCCTTCTGCCACGCCAATAACATCATGCACCGG GATCTGAAACCAGCCAATTTACTCATCAGCTCTACGGGGCAGCTGAAGATTGCGGATTTCGGCCTCGCCAGGGTGTTCTCCAGTGACGCAGGCCGGCTCTACAGCCACCAGGTGGCCACCAG GTGGTACCGTGCCCCGGAGCTCCTGTACGGTGCCCGGAAGTATGACGAAGGGGTGGATTTGTG GGCTGTGGGCTGCATTTTTGCTGAGCTGCTGAACAACTCGCCCCTCTTCCCCGGGGAGAATGACATCGAGCAGCTCTGCTGTGTACTCCGGGTGCTGGGGACCCCCAGCCCGCGTGTCTGGCCG GAGATCACGGAGCTGCCTGACTACAACAAGATCTCGTTCAAAGACAACCCGCCCATCCCGCTGGAGGAGGTGCTGCCCGACGCCCCCCCACAGGCCCTGCAGCTGCTCGAGCGCTTCCTGGTCTACCCTTCCCGGGAGCGCGTGAGGGCGGCCCAG gcATTGCTGCATCCCTATTTCTTCACCCCCCCGCTGCCCGCCCACCACTCGGAGCTACCCATTCCCCAGCGGGGGGGCAGGACGGCCCGGCAGGGACCCCCGCACCAGCGCAACTTCCACATCGAGCGGCCCGTGGAAGAGTCTGTGGTGGACCCCGAATGGGTGGCCCCTTATGTGGTGTGA
- the LOC101949615 gene encoding cyclin-dependent kinase 20 isoform X2: protein MPASGSSGCVARQLGPGCQGACPACQVPVQTSQPSMDQYSILGRIGEGAHGIVFKAKNVETGETVALKKVALRRLEDGIPNQALREIKALQEIEENQHVVKLKAVFPHGAGFVLVFEYMLSDLAEVIRNAQQPLTQAQAKGYMLMLLQGVAFCHANNIMHRDLKPANLLISSTGQLKIADFGLARVFSSDAGRLYSHQVATRWYRAPELLYGARKYDEGVDLWAVGCIFAELLNNSPLFPGENDIEQLCCVLRVLGTPSPRVWPEITELPDYNKISFKDNPPIPLEEVLPDAPPQALQLLERFLVYPSRERVRAAQALLHPYFFTPPLPAHHSELPIPQRGGRTARQGPPHQRNFHIERPVEESVVDPEWVAPYVV, encoded by the exons ATGCCGGCTTCGGGCAGTTCCGGGTGCGTTGCTAGGCAACTGGGCCCCGGTTGCCAGGGCGCCTGCCCGGCCTGCCAG GTCCCAGTGCAAACCAGTCAGCCCAGCATGGACCAGTacagcatcctgggcaggatcGGGGAAGGAGCCCACGGCATCGTCTTCAAAGCCAAGAACGTAGAG acgGGGGAGACCGTGGCATTGAAGAAGGTCGCTCTGCGGAGACTGGAGGACGGGATCCCGAACCAGGCGCTGCGGGAGATCAAAGCGCTACAGGAGATTGAGGAGAATCAGCAt GTGGTGAAGCTGAAGGCCGTGTTCCCCCATGGCGCAGGCTTCGTGCTGGTGTTCGAGTACATGCTGTCGGACCTGGCCGAGGTGATCCGCAACGCCCAGCAGCCCCTCACGCAGGCCCAGGCGAAAGGCTACATGCTCATGTTGCTGCAGGGGGTGGCCTTCTGCCACGCCAATAACATCATGCACCGG GATCTGAAACCAGCCAATTTACTCATCAGCTCTACGGGGCAGCTGAAGATTGCGGATTTCGGCCTCGCCAGGGTGTTCTCCAGTGACGCAGGCCGGCTCTACAGCCACCAGGTGGCCACCAG GTGGTACCGTGCCCCGGAGCTCCTGTACGGTGCCCGGAAGTATGACGAAGGGGTGGATTTGTG GGCTGTGGGCTGCATTTTTGCTGAGCTGCTGAACAACTCGCCCCTCTTCCCCGGGGAGAATGACATCGAGCAGCTCTGCTGTGTACTCCGGGTGCTGGGGACCCCCAGCCCGCGTGTCTGGCCG GAGATCACGGAGCTGCCTGACTACAACAAGATCTCGTTCAAAGACAACCCGCCCATCCCGCTGGAGGAGGTGCTGCCCGACGCCCCCCCACAGGCCCTGCAGCTGCTCGAGCGCTTCCTGGTCTACCCTTCCCGGGAGCGCGTGAGGGCGGCCCAG gcATTGCTGCATCCCTATTTCTTCACCCCCCCGCTGCCCGCCCACCACTCGGAGCTACCCATTCCCCAGCGGGGGGGCAGGACGGCCCGGCAGGGACCCCCGCACCAGCGCAACTTCCACATCGAGCGGCCCGTGGAAGAGTCTGTGGTGGACCCCGAATGGGTGGCCCCTTATGTGGTGTGA